The following proteins come from a genomic window of Gossypium raimondii isolate GPD5lz chromosome 5, ASM2569854v1, whole genome shotgun sequence:
- the LOC105767727 gene encoding uncharacterized protein LOC105767727 — protein MAASICRIKLREVTNNLEVQQRYSHIPYDFFNIVVGIRFVSSLNRETMLGSFNESVTYCRDTILSDKDGPNILLSLLERTGAPLGYIRTFIIPGILSYARQLHSNPLNFARKLISFEVEVIIKVSVDNFDDEADEPNGNDDGDGDDEDTLNFKPATCLSVQALRRYKWGDDEEQDCLPLKKRRRLREGLNSANKECAICLDEFSEGDEVASMPCTHVFHDGCIIKWLKTNHLCPLCRFQMPT, from the coding sequence ATGGCGGCTTCCATTTGCCGTATCAAGCTAAGGGAAGTAACCAATAATCTTGAAGTACAACAACGTTATAGTCATATCCCATATGACTTTTTCAACATAGTTGTGGGGATTCGTTTTGTTTCATCTCTTAATAGGGAAACAATGTTAGGAAGTTTCAATGAGTCCGTCACATATTGTCGGGACACCATTTTATCTGACAAAGACGGCCCCAACATCCTACTCTCCTTGTTAGAAAGAACGGGTGCACCTCTAGGCTACATTCGGACCTTCATCATTCCTGGTATCTTGTCTTATGCACGGCAGTTACATAGTAACCCCCTTAACTTTGCACGTAAACTCATTTCCTTCGAAGTGGAAGTAATCATCAAGGTGTCGGTTGATAATTTTGATGATGAGGCCGATGAGCCGAATGGCAACGACGatggtgatggtgatgatgaGGACACGTTGAATTTCAAGCCTGCTACATGTTTGTCAGTTCAAGCTTTGAGAAGGTATAAATGGGGTGATGATGAAGAACAAGATTGCCTGCCTTTGAAGAAGAGGAGGAGATTACGTGAGGGTTTGAACTCAGCGAACAAAGAATGTGCTATCTGCCTCGATGAGTTCTCGGAGGGTGACGAGGTTGCCTCGATGCCATGCACACATGTGTTCCATGATGGTTGCATCATTAAGTGGTTGAAGACCAATCACCTGTGCCCGTTGTGCCGGTTCCAGATGCCAACTTGA